The following DNA comes from Enterobacter sp. SA187.
CATGCTGATGCCGTCGGTATGGTCGACTTCCAGCGCGCTGGCGGCATAGTGCTGCTCCACGCGGGCAATAGCGGTGGCCGGATCCGCCAGCTTGCTGTTGATTTCGCCGCTGGCCGGGAACGCCGTCATGCGATCGCGAACCAGTTCCGACAGAGACTGCCCTTTCACACACAGCAGTTCCGCCACCAGCAGCCAGGGGATCATGCCGCTGTCGCAGTAGGCAAAATCGCGGAAATAGTGATGGGCGCTCATTTCGCCGCCGTAGATGGCGTCTTCTTCGCGCATACGCTCTTTGATGAACGCATGACCGGTTTTCGACATCACCGGCTTACCGCCAGCAGCCGTCACCACATCCACGGTGTTCCAGGACAGACGCGGGTCGTGAATGATCTTCGCGCCAGGGTGTTTTTCGAGGAAGGCTTCGGCCAGCAGGCCAACAATGTAATAACCTTCGATAAACTGACCGTTGCCGTCGAACAGGAAGCAGCGGTCAAAGTCACCGTCGAAGGCGATCCCCATGTCGGCTTTATGCTCGATCACCGCATTGCGGGTATCGTCGCGGCACTCCGGCAGCAGCGGGTTAGGAATACCGTTCGGGAAGTTGCCGTCCGGGGTGTTGTGTACCTTGATAAAGGTTACCGGCACGTTCAGCGCCTTAAAGCGCGCTTCGATAGCGTCCACCACCGGGCCTGCCGCGCCGTTACCGGAGTTAATCACTAACTTCAGCGGCGTGATGTTGGTGGTGTCGATGTAACCGAGCAGGTGGTCGATATAAGCATCGCGCAGATCGATCTGCTTATAGCTGCCGCGTTTATCCGGGTTCACCGGCGGGAAATCATTGGCTTCCGCCAGACGCTGCACGTCGCGCAGGCCGGTATCGCCGCTGATGGGGCGCGCGCCCTTGCGCACCAGCTTCATACCGTTATAGTCCATCGGGTTATGGCTGGCGGTCACTTCGATACCGCCGTCCACGCCGAGATGGAAAGTCGCAAAATAGATCTCTTCGGTGCCGGAAAGACCGATGTCCAGCACGTCAACGCCAGCGTCCTGTAACCCTTTCGCCAGCGCAAGCTTAAGTGCTTCGCTGGTCAGACGCACATCACCGCCGAGCACAATGGTCTGCGGCTTCAGGTATTCGCCGTAGGCGCGACCAATGCGCCAGGCGATGTCTTCGTTCAGCTCTTCTCCGAGCTTGCCGCGAATATCGTAGGCTTTGAAACAGGTTAATTTTTCCATGATTACCTCGTTTTCAGGCGACACACAGCCTGGAGCCCGTTGGGGCAAATTTGTTATTTGTTCCAGCCCGGTGGCGTTTTGCTTACCGGGCCCGGTGATGCGAACTTTCCTTGCCCGGTGGCGCTTCGCTTACCGGGCCTACAATCATTCACCTGTAGGCCCGGCAAGCCTGCGCCGCCGGGCAACGTTCATTCACTACACCCGACCGTAACGATCCTCAAACCGCACGATGTCATCTTCTTCAAGATACGAACCGGAGCGGACTTCAATCAGATCCAGCGGGATCTTGCCCGGGTTTTCCAGGCAGTGCGTGGCACCGAGTGGGATATAGATCGACTCGTTTTCGCCCAGTAACTTGATCTCGTCGTTAATGGTCACTTTGGCGGTGCCCGCCACCACGATCCAGTGCTCGGCGCGGTGATGATGCATCTGCAAGGACAGCCCTTCCCCCGGCTTCACGGTGATGCGTTTCACCTGATAGCGTTCGCCGGAATCAATGGAGTCATACTTACCCCACGGACGGTACACTTCCCGGTGAATGTGATGCTCGTGACGACCCTCGGCTTTAATTTGCTCGACCACTTTTTTCACGTCCTGCACCGCATTACGATCGGCGATCAGCACCGCGTCTTTGGTCTGCACCACCACCAGATCCTTCACCCCTACGGTGGTGACAAGACCGGATTCGGCATAGACATAGCTGTTTTCGGTTTTATGGCTGATCACATCGCCGTGATGCACATTGCCCTCCGGCGTATGGGCGCTGATTTCCCACAGGGACGACCAGGAGCCGACATCGCTCCAGCCCGCGTCCATCGGCACCACTACCGCATCGGCGGTTTTTTCCATCACCGCGTAATCCACCGACTCTTCCGGGCAAGCGAGAAAGGCTTCTTCATCCACGCGGATAAAATCGAGATCCGGATCGACGGCGTCCATGGCTTTGGTGCAGGCCTGCAAAATATCCGGACGGAATTTTTTCAGCTCTTCCAGGTAGCGACCGGCGCGGAACAGGAACATGCCGCTGTTCCAGTAATACTCGCCGCTGGCGACGTAAGCCTGAGCGGTATCGAGATCCGGTTTTTCAACGAACTGCGCCACTTCGAAAGCCACTGCGTCCACCTGCCCCTGGCTGACCGCGCCACGACGGATATAGCCATAACCGGTTTCCGGCAGATCCGGCACGATGCCGAAGGTCACCAGTTTGCCGCTCTCGGCGTACGGCATGGCTGCACGCACCGCCTCGCGGAAGGCTTCTTCGTTCTGGATCACATGATCCGCCGCCAGCACCAGCATCAGCGGATCGCTGTCCGGGCTGTTGCGCTGCGCCGCAAGGGCAGCCAGGGCGATGGCCGGGGCGGTGTTACGCCCGGCGGGTTCAAGAATGATGTTCTCCGTCAGCTTGTTGAGCTGGCGCAGCTGTTCGGCCACGATAAAGCGGTGCTGCTCGTTACAGATCACTACCGGGCTTTCGCACTGCACGCCGTTCAGACGACACACCGTCGTCTGCAACATCGTCAGTTCGCCCTTCAGGCACAGAAACTGTTTTGGATAGAGTACGCGGGACAGCGGCCACAGGCGGCTGCCGGAGCCACCGGCCATTACTACCGGATAGAGCGTTGGTTGACTCATTGTTTAATCCCGAATATCTGCAATAAATTGGCTTAACACGTTCTCTTTTTCGAGCGTGCGTTCGGCATATTCACGTGCCACCGTGTTGAATTTGGGCATCAGCAGGGCCTGGCCGATGCCGTCGATCAGCGCGTCCACCGATTCCGGCTCCACGCAGACCGCGATCCCCGGACAGGTGTCGCACAGTTGTCCCAGTTCGGTGTGGCGCTCGGCTGTGATCACCGCATTGCCCCCCACCGCAAGAATATTGGTCAGCTTCGACGGCAGTACCGCGTCAGCAGCGCCGCGCTTCTGGATCACCAGATGACAATCCGCCAGCTTCAGCAGCGCGGGCAGCGCGTCATAGGACTGCAACGGATGAAAAATCACGTTGCTCAGGCCGCGCTCGCGGGCCATTTTTTCCAGTCGCGCTTTGCCGCCGCCCTGGCCGACAATCACGAACAGCCACGGCTGGTCGCGCAGACGATCTGCGGCTTCAATCACGCTCTCCAGCCCCTGCTTTTCGCCAATGTTGCCGGAGTAAAGAATGATTTTTTTATCCGCCGGCAGGGCGAGTTGCTGGCGAAGCGTTGATGCATCGGCATCGGTAACGTCGCGAAAACGCGCCACTTCCGACCAGTTGGGGAAGAAAATCACCCGCTCAGCCGGTACGCCTTTTTCCTGCGCTTTATTCATCATCGAGCGCGAAATCGTCGATACGTTATCGACGTTGTGCAGGCCGCTGCGCTCAAAGGCGCTGGCAAGCCGGGCCACTCGCCCGCCCTTACCTTTGCCGGCCATGCCGAGGCCAAGCATGGCATCGACTTCGTAATCCTGAATGTGCAGTACGGTACGGGCGCCGGACAGTTTTGCCAGCAGGCGCATGCCCGGCGTACAAAACAGCGTCGGCACCACGCCGATAATGCGATCCGGCTTCCAGCGGCGCTGCGCCATCAGCGGGAAAAAGCTGCTCAGCGCAAAGCTGCCGAGATGGATCAGGCGCTTTAAGGTGGTCGGGGTTTTGGGCACATATAGAGGACAGCGCCAGACGGTCGCCGCCCCCTCTTCCCGACGCCAGCGCCAGGCCGAGTAAGGCTCGCCCACTTTCCACTCCGGATAGTACGGCGGCGCGGTAATGACGCGAACGTCATGGCCCTGACGGGCCATCCATTCCACCATCTCGCCGGTGTACTTACCGATCCCGGTCAGCTCCGGCGAGTAGTTAATTCCGTACACCAGAATTCTCATAAGCCCGGCACTCCGGACTTATCAGTACGGAAATAGGCGCGGCTGTTGTCGTGCACGTTCTCGCTGTTCACGATGGCGTCAGGCGTCATCCAGCGCCACGCCCCGTGCTGCTCGGCGGGCAGCGTCAGGGTGCTTTCATCCACACGGACACGGAAACCCAGCACGATGTAGTGCGTGGAAAAATCGCGTCCGGAGAAGTTGTCGTCATAGAAGTGCTGCCAGACGCCGTAAAACTCGCCTGCCGACATCGGCAGACGGGTTCCCAGTTCCGCCAGGGTCAGGCGCTCGAAGGCGCTGGCCAGCGGCTCATCCTTTTGTACGCGTCCGCCAGGGACAAACCAGTATCCCTGTGCCGGACGGTTGGTGCGTTCTCCCAGCAGAAACTCACCGCGCGAATTTTCCACGATGAGATCGATGGAGATCAGCGGCGTTGAGCGCACTACCGTGGCGAAGTCTTCTTGACTCAAAAACATGCTTACCCCCGGAACCGGTGCTGGTTTTCAAGGAACCACTGATAGGTGCTTGCCAGCCCCTGCTCCAGTGACACCTCGTGATACCAGCCAAGCTGATGCAGACGCGTCACATCAAGCAGCTTGCGCGGAGTACCGTCGGGTTTGCTGGCGTCGAACACCACGCGGCCTTTAAAGCCGGTGACCTGCGCGAGGGTTTGCGCCAGTTCGCGAATGGTGCAGTCCACGCCGGTGCCGACGTTAATATGCGACAGCATCGGTTCGGTGTTTTCCTGCCACACTTCCGGATCCAGCTCCATCACGTGAATGCTGGCAGCCGCCATATCATCCACATGCAGGAATTCGCGCATCGGCGTACCGCTGCCCCATACCACCACATCCGTGGCGTTTTCCTGGGCCGCTTCATGGAAGCGACGCAGCAGCGCCGGGATCACATGGGAGTTGCTCGGGTGGAAGTTATCGTTCGGGCCGTACAGATTGGTCGGCATCACCGAACGATAATCACGTCCGTACTGGCGGTTGTAAGATTCACACAGCTTGATACCGGCAATCTTGGCAATCGCGTAAGGCTCGTTAGTCGCTTCAAGCGTGCCCTGCAACAGCTCGCTTTCCGCCATCGGCTGCTTCGCCATTTTCGGGTAGATGCAGGATGAGCCGAGGAACAGCAGCTTATTCACGTTGTGCGTATGCGCCGCGTGAATGATGTTGCTCTCGATCATCAGGTTCTCGAAAATGAACTCCGCCGGGTAGGTATTGTTCGCCACAATACCGCCCACTTTCGCCGCCGCCAGATACACCTGATCGATGGATTCGGTGGCGAAGAAATCATTTACCGCACGGGCATCCAGCAGATTGAGTTCATCACGGGTACGCAGGACGAGCTCAACGTCCCCGCGTTGCTCAAGCTGTCGTACGATGGCCGAACCCACCATTCCACGATGGCCGGCCACAAAGATACGTTGTTTGCTCATGCTTACGACTCCAGCGCGATGGCGACCTCGAAGCCATGAGCTTTCAGCAGCGAGTGTTTCTTAGCCGCTTCCAGATCTTTGGCTACCATTTCAGAGACCATCTCCTGCAGGGTGGTTTCCGGTTTCCAGCCCAGTTTTTCGTGCGCTTTGGTCGGGTCGCCCAGCAGGGTTTCCACTTCCGCCGGACGGAAGTAACGCGGGTCAACAGAAACAATCACATCCCCTGGCTTCACGCCCGGTGCATCGTGACCGGTTACGGACACCACAATGCCTTTCTCGTCAACGCCTTCGCCTTCAAAGCGCAGTTTGATACCGAGCTGAGCCGCTGCCATTTCTACGAACTGACGCACGGAGTACTGCACGCCGGTGGCGATAACGAAATCTTCCGGGTGATCCTGTTGCAGCATCATCCACTGCATTTTCACGTAGTCTTTCGCATGGCCCCAGTCACGCAGGGAGTCCATGTTGCCGAGGTACAGGCAGGATTCCAGGCCCTGAGCGATGTTGGCGATAGCACGGGTAATTTTACGGGTCACGAAGGTTTCGCCGCGACGCGGGGATTCGTGGTTGAACAGGATGCCGTTACAGGCATACATGCCATAGGATTCGCGGTAGTTAACGGTGATCCAGTAAGCGTACAGTTTGGCAACGGCATACGGAGAACGCGGATAGAACGGCGTGGTCTCTTTCTGCGGGATTTCCTGCACCAGACCATAGAGTTCAGAGGTGGATGCCTGATAGAAACGGGTTTTCTTTTCCAGGCCGAGGAAGCGGATCGCTTCCAGCAGACGCAGGGTACCCATGGCATCAACGTCGGCGGTGTATTCCGGCGATTCAAAAGAAACCGCAACGTGGCTCATCGCGCCCAGGTTGTACACTTCATCCGGCTGCACTTCCTGAAGAATACGCGTCAGGTTGGAGCTGTCGGTCAGATCGCCATAGTGCAGGTGGAATTTCGGGTTGCTGGTATGCGGATCCTGATAGATATGGTCCACACGCTCGGTGTTAAAAGAGGAAGCACGACGTTTGATGCCGTGAACTTCATAACCCTTCTCCAGCAGCAGTTCCGCCAGATAAGAACCATCCTGTCCGGTTACGCCGGTGATGAGAGCGACTTTACTCATAATTTATTTTCCTCAAAAAGTGCCGTTTCGACGCGTTTGCGCGTCACCACTGCGGGATTACCCCGGCAAATCACATTCGCCGGAAGCGTCTTAAAAACACTGCTACGGGCACCAACGACGGTGCCATCGCCGATTTTTACGCCGGGGGCGACGAAAACATCCGTTGCCAGCCAGCATTTATCGCCAATTACTATCGGGGCGGCATTAATATCGAAATGCGCGCTCTGATAATCGTGACTACCGGTACATAAATAACACTTTTGTGACACCACAGAATTCGAGCCGATGGTGATGTCGCCCAGCGTATATAACACCGCGTCATCACCCACCCAGCTATAATCACCGAGCGTTAATTTCCATGGGTACGTAATTTTCACCGACGGGCGGATCACCACGCCTTTACCAATTTTTGCGCCAAAAAGACGCAATAAAAATGCGCGCCAGCGGTACATAACCTGTGGGGACCAGGCAAATAATGTTGCCTGTACTGCCCACCAGAGCTGAACTTTGAGCGCACTGGCCCCGCGGAAGCCGGCGGGTACCGTGAATCCGTTTAATTCCTGCATCGTATTTCCTTATATTCAGGCTTTGTTATATAAGGCTTTTGTTTTACCGGTTGTGCGTTTGCGCAGCAGGTAAGAAAGCTCTGCCCAGAATGCCGGCACGCGTAATATTTTGCGCTGCACATTTTTAGCATCCTGGCATAATTCCAGATTATTCGAGGTTGACACGCCACCCATCGAAAATTCAGAAACCAGTCCTTTCAGGCGCTTAAAGGCATAGCCTGCTTTAAACATGCGGGCGGCAAGCGCGTAATCGGAAGAGACTTTATATTGTAAATCGTAGGGGTAGGTTTTCAGACCGCTTACCGGGAAGAATATGGCCTGATGGCTGGCCGGTAAGCTGTGGTAGATATACCATCCATGTTTCGCACTGCGGCGAATTTTTTTCCCGTCACCAAAATCGAGTAATGCATCGCCAATATACATGGCGCTTTCCGGGGCGTTCTCCAGCTGGCGCACGACATCCGCGGCGTCAGCATGGAAAATATCGCCAGAATTCAGGAATAATGCGAAGCGCCCTTCTGCCATCGCAATGCCTTTATTCATGGCATCGTAGATGCCTTTATCTTTTTCGCTGATATAACGTAAGTTGTACTGTCCGTTGAGGTTTTCCAGGAATTCTGCGGTGCCGTCCTGGGAGCCGCCGTCCACCACGATCCATTCGAAGGTGATGTCCTGTGCCTGTGCCAGATGCGCCAGGGACGCATAAGTTTTCGCCACGCCGTCATAATTCCGAAACGCGACCGTAATGACACTTAGAAGCATGTGAACCACCTCATCTTGAATGCGTAATATTCAGCGCTTTGCGCAAAATAAAAGGGCAGACGATTAAAAAAGCATATTCGGGACTAAAAATCGAACCGGTAAAAAACAATGACACCGGGGTAAAAAGAAAGAGTTGAACGCGATAATTCTGATTATTACCAAACGCGTTGATCATCATTTTTACCACTTTCGACATGTACCATATCGTCAGTAACACTGCGAACCATGAGAAATAAATGATTAGCAGATACAACCCATTGTCTATTGTTTTTCCGACGTCCGCACCGTTAAAGATTCCGAATGATGCAACATATTCGTAAAGTGAACCGAAGCGCACCACGCCGTCGATATTGGTTAATGAATAACCCACCATCGCCAGCGGCCCGATGATACGGTAATAAGAAGACGATCCTTCCGTACCTAAATCACCCAGGCGTTCCGAAATATAAGGAAAAGCGAATACCACACCGACGAGAAAGACTGCGAGCGAAATTATCGCTAAAGGCAGCTTTTTCTTAATCGCCTCTTTATTCAGATACTGGAATGCCCATTCCAGCAGGTAAAAAAGGATAAATGTCATTACTCCAGAGAAGGAACCGGAGAGGACTATCCCTGCCAGAATCATAGCATCGGTCTTGGGCGTTTTGATACCAAACTGTTTGATGCTGAGCCAAATTGAGATTAATGCCAGAGCAAAAAATGCGGGTTCGAAATACATGGCAGTGGTTCGCTTACCACCAAACTTAATGAAATTCAGAACATAGCTGTTACTGTAAATCAGATATTTCGAAATATTCTCCATCAGGCTACTGCCGCCGGTAAGAATAATCTGCGCCATTTCGGCGGCGGCGAGTATTACCACAAAACCCACCACCAGCCAGAAGAAACGTAAAATCTTGCGATAGTTGTGCGGCGAAATGGTTTTAAAACG
Coding sequences within:
- the cpsG gene encoding colanic acid biosynthesis phosphomannomutase CpsG; translated protein: MEKLTCFKAYDIRGKLGEELNEDIAWRIGRAYGEYLKPQTIVLGGDVRLTSEALKLALAKGLQDAGVDVLDIGLSGTEEIYFATFHLGVDGGIEVTASHNPMDYNGMKLVRKGARPISGDTGLRDVQRLAEANDFPPVNPDKRGSYKQIDLRDAYIDHLLGYIDTTNITPLKLVINSGNGAAGPVVDAIEARFKALNVPVTFIKVHNTPDGNFPNGIPNPLLPECRDDTRNAVIEHKADMGIAFDGDFDRCFLFDGNGQFIEGYYIVGLLAEAFLEKHPGAKIIHDPRLSWNTVDVVTAAGGKPVMSKTGHAFIKERMREEDAIYGGEMSAHHYFRDFAYCDSGMIPWLLVAELLCVKGQSLSELVRDRMTAFPASGEINSKLADPATAIARVEQHYAASALEVDHTDGISMAFPEWRFNLRSSNTEPVVRLNVESRGDVALMEARTQDILALLNQ
- the cpsB gene encoding mannose-1-phosphate guanyltransferase, giving the protein MSQPTLYPVVMAGGSGSRLWPLSRVLYPKQFLCLKGELTMLQTTVCRLNGVQCESPVVICNEQHRFIVAEQLRQLNKLTENIILEPAGRNTAPAIALAALAAQRNSPDSDPLMLVLAADHVIQNEEAFREAVRAAMPYAESGKLVTFGIVPDLPETGYGYIRRGAVSQGQVDAVAFEVAQFVEKPDLDTAQAYVASGEYYWNSGMFLFRAGRYLEELKKFRPDILQACTKAMDAVDPDLDFIRVDEEAFLACPEESVDYAVMEKTADAVVVPMDAGWSDVGSWSSLWEISAHTPEGNVHHGDVISHKTENSYVYAESGLVTTVGVKDLVVVQTKDAVLIADRNAVQDVKKVVEQIKAEGRHEHHIHREVYRPWGKYDSIDSGERYQVKRITVKPGEGLSLQMHHHRAEHWIVVAGTAKVTINDEIKLLGENESIYIPLGATHCLENPGKIPLDLIEVRSGSYLEEDDIVRFEDRYGRV
- the wcaI gene encoding colanic acid biosynthesis fucosyltransferase WcaI; this encodes MRILVYGINYSPELTGIGKYTGEMVEWMARQGHDVRVITAPPYYPEWKVGEPYSAWRWRREEGAATVWRCPLYVPKTPTTLKRLIHLGSFALSSFFPLMAQRRWKPDRIIGVVPTLFCTPGMRLLAKLSGARTVLHIQDYEVDAMLGLGMAGKGKGGRVARLASAFERSGLHNVDNVSTISRSMMNKAQEKGVPAERVIFFPNWSEVARFRDVTDADASTLRQQLALPADKKIILYSGNIGEKQGLESVIEAADRLRDQPWLFVIVGQGGGKARLEKMARERGLSNVIFHPLQSYDALPALLKLADCHLVIQKRGAADAVLPSKLTNILAVGGNAVITAERHTELGQLCDTCPGIAVCVEPESVDALIDGIGQALLMPKFNTVAREYAERTLEKENVLSQFIADIRD
- a CDS encoding GDP-mannose mannosyl hydrolase, whose translation is MFLSQEDFATVVRSTPLISIDLIVENSRGEFLLGERTNRPAQGYWFVPGGRVQKDEPLASAFERLTLAELGTRLPMSAGEFYGVWQHFYDDNFSGRDFSTHYIVLGFRVRVDESTLTLPAEQHGAWRWMTPDAIVNSENVHDNSRAYFRTDKSGVPGL
- the fcl gene encoding GDP-L-fucose synthase, translated to MSKQRIFVAGHRGMVGSAIVRQLEQRGDVELVLRTRDELNLLDARAVNDFFATESIDQVYLAAAKVGGIVANNTYPAEFIFENLMIESNIIHAAHTHNVNKLLFLGSSCIYPKMAKQPMAESELLQGTLEATNEPYAIAKIAGIKLCESYNRQYGRDYRSVMPTNLYGPNDNFHPSNSHVIPALLRRFHEAAQENATDVVVWGSGTPMREFLHVDDMAAASIHVMELDPEVWQENTEPMLSHINVGTGVDCTIRELAQTLAQVTGFKGRVVFDASKPDGTPRKLLDVTRLHQLGWYHEVSLEQGLASTYQWFLENQHRFRG
- the gmd gene encoding GDP-mannose 4,6-dehydratase — encoded protein: MSKVALITGVTGQDGSYLAELLLEKGYEVHGIKRRASSFNTERVDHIYQDPHTSNPKFHLHYGDLTDSSNLTRILQEVQPDEVYNLGAMSHVAVSFESPEYTADVDAMGTLRLLEAIRFLGLEKKTRFYQASTSELYGLVQEIPQKETTPFYPRSPYAVAKLYAYWITVNYRESYGMYACNGILFNHESPRRGETFVTRKITRAIANIAQGLESCLYLGNMDSLRDWGHAKDYVKMQWMMLQQDHPEDFVIATGVQYSVRQFVEMAAAQLGIKLRFEGEGVDEKGIVVSVTGHDAPGVKPGDVIVSVDPRYFRPAEVETLLGDPTKAHEKLGWKPETTLQEMVSEMVAKDLEAAKKHSLLKAHGFEVAIALES
- the wcaF gene encoding colanic acid biosynthesis acetyltransferase WcaF — protein: MQELNGFTVPAGFRGASALKVQLWWAVQATLFAWSPQVMYRWRAFLLRLFGAKIGKGVVIRPSVKITYPWKLTLGDYSWVGDDAVLYTLGDITIGSNSVVSQKCYLCTGSHDYQSAHFDINAAPIVIGDKCWLATDVFVAPGVKIGDGTVVGARSSVFKTLPANVICRGNPAVVTRKRVETALFEENKL
- the wcaE gene encoding colanic acid biosynthesis glycosyltransferase WcaE, with amino-acid sequence MLLSVITVAFRNYDGVAKTYASLAHLAQAQDITFEWIVVDGGSQDGTAEFLENLNGQYNLRYISEKDKGIYDAMNKGIAMAEGRFALFLNSGDIFHADAADVVRQLENAPESAMYIGDALLDFGDGKKIRRSAKHGWYIYHSLPASHQAIFFPVSGLKTYPYDLQYKVSSDYALAARMFKAGYAFKRLKGLVSEFSMGGVSTSNNLELCQDAKNVQRKILRVPAFWAELSYLLRKRTTGKTKALYNKA
- the wcaD gene encoding colanic acid polymerase WcaD; this encodes MSRSIRVCSYLLLPLIYLLVNVKIAQIGESFPITIVTFLPVLLLLYVDKISVKKLMIALGIGAGLTIFNYIFGQSLNAGKYVTSTLLFVYLVIIIGMVWSIRFKTISPHNYRKILRFFWLVVGFVVILAAAEMAQIILTGGSSLMENISKYLIYSNSYVLNFIKFGGKRTTAMYFEPAFFALALISIWLSIKQFGIKTPKTDAMILAGIVLSGSFSGVMTFILFYLLEWAFQYLNKEAIKKKLPLAIISLAVFLVGVVFAFPYISERLGDLGTEGSSSYYRIIGPLAMVGYSLTNIDGVVRFGSLYEYVASFGIFNGADVGKTIDNGLYLLIIYFSWFAVLLTIWYMSKVVKMMINAFGNNQNYRVQLFLFTPVSLFFTGSIFSPEYAFLIVCPFILRKALNITHSR